One window of Streptomyces sp. NBC_00273 genomic DNA carries:
- the dapF gene encoding diaminopimelate epimerase, which yields MTQTTLSFLKGHGTENDFVIVPDPDNAIELPASAVAKLCDRRAGIGADGVLHVVRSAAHPEAAHLADEAEWFMDYRNSDGSIAEMCGNGVRVFARYLQYAGHVEPGDLAVATRGGVKRVHLDKKGDVTVSMGRAELPAGEVTVSVDARSWTARNVNMGNPHAVAFVESLDHAGNLFAAPAFSPESAYPAGVNVEFVVDRGPRHVAMRVHERGSGETRSCGTGACAVAVAAIRRDGVDPAVTGEPVAYTVDLPGGTLIITEHPDGQIDMTGPAVIVAAGEFDGSWLTETAFG from the coding sequence GTGACGCAGACCACCCTCTCCTTCCTCAAGGGCCACGGCACCGAGAACGACTTCGTGATCGTCCCGGACCCGGACAACGCCATCGAGCTGCCCGCGTCCGCCGTCGCGAAGCTGTGCGACCGGCGCGCCGGGATCGGCGCCGACGGCGTCCTGCACGTCGTCCGGTCCGCCGCGCACCCCGAGGCCGCGCACCTGGCCGACGAGGCGGAGTGGTTCATGGACTACCGCAACAGCGACGGCTCCATCGCCGAAATGTGCGGCAACGGCGTGCGCGTCTTCGCCCGCTACCTCCAGTACGCCGGACACGTCGAGCCGGGCGACCTCGCCGTCGCCACCCGCGGGGGCGTCAAGCGGGTGCACCTCGACAAGAAGGGCGACGTCACCGTCTCCATGGGCCGCGCCGAGCTGCCCGCCGGCGAGGTCACGGTCAGCGTCGACGCCCGCAGCTGGACCGCGCGGAACGTGAACATGGGCAACCCGCACGCGGTGGCCTTCGTCGAGAGCCTCGACCACGCCGGGAACCTGTTCGCCGCCCCCGCGTTCAGCCCGGAGTCCGCCTACCCGGCCGGGGTCAACGTCGAGTTCGTCGTCGACCGCGGCCCCCGGCACGTCGCCATGCGCGTCCACGAGCGCGGCTCCGGCGAGACCCGCTCCTGCGGTACCGGCGCCTGCGCCGTCGCCGTGGCCGCCATCCGCCGCGACGGCGTCGACCCGGCCGTCACCGGCGAACCGGTCGCGTACACCGTCGACCTCCCCGGCGGAACCCTGATCATCACCGAACACCCCGACGGGCAGATCGACATGACCGGACCGGCCGTGATCGTGGCTGCGGGGGAGTTCGACGGGTCCTGGCTCACCGAAACGGCTTTCGGCTAG
- the miaA gene encoding tRNA (adenosine(37)-N6)-dimethylallyltransferase MiaA yields MRNAAPAPRVIAVVGPTAAGKSDLGVALARHFDGEVVNADSMQLYRGMDIGTAKLTTEERGGVPHHLLDIWDVTDTANVADYQRLARLEIDKLLAEGRTPVLVGGSGLYVRGALDVMEFPGTDPEVRARLEEELALRGSGALHARLAAADPAAAQAILPSNGRRIVRALEVIEITGRPFTANLPGHDSVYDTVQIGVDVARPELDERIALRVDRMWEAGLVDEVRALEARGLRDGITASRALGYQQVLAALAGECTEDEARAETVRATKRFARRQDSWFRRDPRVHWLSGAVADRGELLGLAQSLVERAVTA; encoded by the coding sequence GTGAGGAATGCAGCCCCCGCCCCGCGGGTCATCGCCGTCGTAGGTCCCACCGCGGCAGGAAAGTCCGACCTGGGCGTCGCCCTGGCCCGCCACTTCGACGGCGAAGTCGTCAACGCCGACTCCATGCAGCTGTACCGGGGGATGGACATCGGTACCGCCAAGCTGACGACCGAGGAGCGCGGCGGCGTGCCGCACCACCTCCTCGACATCTGGGACGTCACCGACACCGCCAACGTCGCCGACTACCAGCGGCTGGCCCGCCTGGAGATCGACAAGCTGCTGGCCGAGGGCCGCACCCCCGTCCTCGTCGGCGGATCCGGCCTGTACGTGCGCGGCGCCCTGGACGTCATGGAGTTCCCCGGCACCGACCCCGAGGTGCGGGCCCGACTGGAGGAAGAGCTCGCGCTCCGCGGCTCCGGCGCCCTGCACGCCCGGCTCGCCGCCGCCGACCCGGCCGCCGCGCAGGCCATCCTGCCCAGCAACGGCCGCCGCATCGTCCGCGCGCTCGAAGTGATCGAGATCACCGGCCGCCCCTTCACGGCCAACCTGCCCGGCCACGATTCCGTTTACGACACCGTGCAGATCGGCGTCGACGTGGCCCGCCCGGAGCTCGACGAGCGGATCGCACTGCGGGTCGACCGGATGTGGGAGGCCGGGCTGGTGGACGAGGTCCGCGCGCTGGAGGCCCGCGGGCTGCGTGACGGAATCACCGCCTCCAGGGCGCTGGGCTACCAGCAGGTCCTGGCCGCGCTCGCCGGTGAGTGCACCGAGGACGAGGCCCGGGCCGAGACCGTCCGGGCGACCAAGCGGTTCGCCCGCCGCCAGGACTCCTGGTTCCGCCGCGACCCGCGCGTGCACTGGCTCAGCGGGGCCGTCGCCGACCGGGGGGAACTCCTCGGACTCGCGCAGTCGTTGGTCGAACGAGCGGTCACAGCCTGA
- a CDS encoding gliding motility protein: MTEEVTAEDLTAESGAAEEAEPVAEKSPEAGVVEIPKQQAAPVAADSETGEGART; the protein is encoded by the coding sequence GTGACCGAGGAGGTCACGGCGGAGGACCTGACGGCGGAGTCCGGCGCGGCCGAGGAGGCCGAGCCTGTTGCCGAGAAGTCTCCGGAGGCGGGAGTCGTGGAGATTCCGAAGCAGCAGGCGGCCCCGGTGGCCGCGGACAGCGAGACCGGTGAGGGCGCCCGCACGTAG
- a CDS encoding antitoxin, with protein MGLLDNLKAKLAPAKDKVGDLALQHEGKIGESLDKVAKAMDSKTKGKYSGQITSGTGKAKDALGKIAHKDAPGGPTPPAAS; from the coding sequence ATGGGCCTGCTGGACAATCTGAAGGCCAAGCTCGCTCCGGCGAAGGACAAGGTCGGCGATCTCGCCCTGCAGCACGAGGGCAAGATCGGCGAGAGTCTGGACAAGGTGGCCAAGGCCATGGACTCCAAGACCAAGGGCAAGTACAGCGGCCAGATCACGAGCGGAACGGGCAAGGCGAAGGACGCCCTGGGGAAGATCGCGCACAAGGACGCTCCCGGCGGGCCGACGCCGCCGGCCGCTTCCTGA